The proteins below are encoded in one region of Sporosarcina sp. FSL K6-1508:
- a CDS encoding class I SAM-dependent methyltransferase, which translates to MLIIEANNEILKLNKESWEKSAERFFGRTALPEYGPFSANEEHLNLFGDISNQKVLDIGCGSGHSLQYMGDRGAKELWGLDLTTKQIETATKLLSNQQVNVSLFESPMEENPGLPNCYFDIAYSIYALGWTVDLQRTLSNIHNYLKPGGIFIFSWEHPIHDRLTYEQSSFTFNKSYTTEGPEYNEAWHNDVVIFHRKLSTYINTLIEAGFTIEKIVDDVVIPDNSISDNPTGWYTTQKAQLVPATFIIKVTKNG; encoded by the coding sequence GTGTTAATCATCGAAGCAAATAATGAAATTTTGAAATTGAATAAGGAAAGTTGGGAGAAATCAGCAGAACGTTTTTTTGGAAGAACGGCTCTTCCAGAATATGGACCCTTTTCTGCTAATGAAGAACATCTAAACTTATTTGGTGATATTTCAAACCAAAAGGTATTAGATATAGGGTGTGGTAGTGGGCATTCATTACAATACATGGGTGACCGTGGAGCAAAGGAACTATGGGGTTTAGACCTAACAACAAAACAAATAGAAACAGCTACTAAATTGTTGTCAAATCAACAAGTCAACGTATCATTATTCGAGTCTCCAATGGAGGAAAACCCAGGATTACCAAACTGTTACTTTGATATTGCTTATTCAATTTATGCATTAGGATGGACAGTTGATTTACAGCGTACATTGTCAAATATCCATAACTATTTAAAACCAGGCGGTATTTTTATATTTAGTTGGGAACATCCTATTCACGATCGTTTGACTTATGAACAGTCATCGTTTACTTTCAATAAATCTTATACTACAGAAGGACCAGAATACAACGAAGCATGGCATAATGATGTTGTAATATTTCATCGGAAATTAAGTACATATATAAATACGCTAATTGAAGCCGGTTTCACAATTGAAAAGATAGTAGATGATGTCGTGATACCTGATAACAGCATTTCAGATAATCCCACGGGATGGTACACAACTCAAAAAGCTCAATTAGTGCCTGCAACATTTATAATAAAAGTAACGAAAAATGGATAA
- a CDS encoding pyridoxal-phosphate-dependent aminotransferase family protein — translation MLQDQMLLRIPGPSPIPPSVQRAMSQPMIGHRGQETSNMLRNIAPGLQRSFGTTQDVVILTGSGTAGLEAAVVNIVNPGDEVLVVVTGAFGERFTTICEAYNIKVHSIDVEWGQALDPLQIKRFLQNHPEIKAVFSTYCETSTGVLNPVKELAHAVREVSEALLIVDGVSCIGGVETKMDDWGIDVLVTGSQKAFMLPAGLAFIAASERAWTIIENNPQPRYYLDLVRYRDNLLKDTTPFTPALSLLFGLEQVLQLIENEGIEQVNARHTLMMNMTRAAFRALGIPLLTSDKDASPTVTAVKPEDFDAEAFRKVIKQEFGLIVAGGQQHLSGKIFRIGHMGYCSPADVLQTISAMEIGLLKIGKEIELGKGTAAAQQVYLNEGVLV, via the coding sequence ATGTTACAAGATCAAATGCTACTCCGTATTCCAGGTCCAAGCCCGATACCGCCAAGTGTACAACGGGCCATGAGTCAACCAATGATCGGCCACCGCGGACAAGAGACATCGAATATGCTTAGAAATATCGCGCCGGGTCTGCAACGAAGTTTCGGTACGACACAAGATGTTGTTATTTTAACAGGCAGCGGAACAGCTGGTTTGGAAGCTGCCGTAGTCAATATTGTGAATCCTGGCGATGAAGTTTTGGTCGTTGTAACAGGTGCCTTCGGCGAGCGTTTTACAACGATTTGTGAAGCTTACAATATCAAGGTTCATAGCATAGATGTCGAATGGGGACAAGCACTGGATCCATTGCAGATTAAACGCTTTTTACAAAATCATCCTGAAATCAAAGCTGTATTTTCTACATATTGCGAGACATCAACGGGCGTATTGAATCCTGTTAAGGAGCTGGCACACGCGGTCCGTGAAGTGTCAGAAGCCTTACTCATCGTAGATGGCGTTTCCTGTATCGGCGGTGTTGAGACTAAAATGGATGATTGGGGAATCGACGTCTTAGTAACAGGTTCTCAAAAAGCATTCATGCTACCTGCGGGACTCGCATTTATTGCAGCAAGTGAACGCGCATGGACAATTATCGAGAACAATCCACAGCCACGCTACTATCTAGATTTAGTTAGATACCGCGACAATTTGTTAAAAGATACAACTCCTTTTACGCCTGCGTTATCTCTGTTATTTGGCTTGGAACAGGTACTTCAGCTTATCGAGAACGAAGGCATCGAGCAAGTGAATGCACGTCATACATTAATGATGAACATGACGCGCGCTGCTTTTCGGGCTTTAGGAATCCCTTTATTAACAAGTGACAAAGATGCCTCCCCTACCGTCACTGCCGTAAAACCGGAAGACTTCGATGCGGAAGCTTTCAGGAAAGTGATTAAGCAAGAATTCGGTTTAATTGTAGCAGGCGGGCAACAGCATTTGAGCGGTAAGATATTCCGCATTGGTCATATGGGGTACTGTTCACCGGCGGATGTTCTTCAAACAATTAGTGCGATGGAAATCGGCTTGCTCAAAATCGGCAAAGAGATTGAATTAGGTAAAGGTACTGCTGCTGCACAGCAAGTCTACTTAAACGAAGGAGTGTTGGTCTAA
- the ltrA gene encoding group II intron reverse transcriptase/maturase translates to MLMERILSRENLLSALKRVERNKGSHGVDEMPVQNLRKHILEHWESMKMELLEGTYKPQPVRRVEIPKPDGGVRLLGIPTVTDRLIQQAIAQVLTTLYDPTFSEHSYGFRPKRSAHGAIRKAKGYMQEGNRWVIDIDLEKFFDKVNHDRLMGTLSKRIEDKRLLKLIRNYLKSGIMINGIVTTNEEGTPQGGPLSPLLSNIVLDDLDKELEERGHKFVRYADDCNIYVKTKKAGNRVMGSVTSFIEGRLKLKVNLNKSAVDRPWKRKFLGFSFTLHKEPKVRIAKESMKRMKNKIREITSRKKPYPMDYRIKKLNQYLMGWCGYFALADTPSVFRAFDSWIRRRLRMCMWKNWKKPSTKVRKLIGLGAPKDKAYEWGNSRKSYWRISKSPVLHRTLGNSYWSSQGLKSLLSRYEILRHQS, encoded by the coding sequence ATGTTGATGGAACGAATACTGTCGCGTGAAAATCTGCTTTCTGCCCTGAAACGGGTAGAACGCAATAAAGGGAGCCATGGTGTAGATGAAATGCCCGTACAAAACCTACGAAAGCACATCTTGGAACACTGGGAATCCATGAAAATGGAACTTCTTGAGGGTACTTATAAGCCGCAACCTGTCCGCAGGGTCGAAATCCCGAAACCTGACGGTGGCGTGCGGTTATTAGGTATCCCTACCGTGACGGATCGTCTCATTCAGCAAGCCATTGCCCAAGTATTAACTACTTTGTATGATCCAACGTTTTCAGAACATAGCTATGGATTTCGACCAAAGCGAAGCGCCCACGGCGCAATAAGGAAAGCGAAAGGATATATGCAGGAAGGTAATCGGTGGGTAATCGATATAGACTTGGAGAAATTCTTTGACAAAGTGAACCATGACAGGTTAATGGGAACACTTTCGAAACGAATCGAAGACAAACGTCTGCTTAAGCTAATCCGTAACTATTTGAAATCAGGAATTATGATAAATGGTATCGTGACAACCAATGAGGAAGGTACGCCGCAAGGTGGCCCACTCAGTCCATTACTTTCCAATATTGTCCTTGATGATCTAGACAAAGAATTGGAGGAAAGAGGACATAAATTTGTCCGATACGCTGACGACTGCAACATCTATGTGAAAACAAAGAAAGCAGGAAATCGAGTCATGGGTTCTGTCACTTCGTTTATTGAAGGAAGGCTTAAGTTGAAAGTTAACCTGAATAAATCTGCGGTAGACCGCCCTTGGAAGAGGAAGTTTCTTGGATTCAGCTTTACTTTACATAAAGAACCAAAGGTTCGGATTGCCAAAGAAAGTATGAAACGGATGAAGAATAAAATCCGAGAGATAACCTCTAGGAAGAAACCCTATCCGATGGATTATCGAATCAAGAAACTAAATCAATACCTTATGGGGTGGTGCGGTTATTTTGCATTGGCGGATACGCCAAGCGTTTTCAGAGCTTTCGATTCATGGATTAGAAGAAGACTTCGAATGTGTATGTGGAAAAACTGGAAGAAACCAAGTACGAAGGTGAGGAAGCTCATTGGATTAGGTGCGCCGAAAGATAAGGCATACGAATGGGGTAACTCGCGTAAAAGTTACTGGAGAATTTCTAAAAGTCCTGTATTACATAGAACCCTCGGAAACTCCTATTGGAGTTCCCAAGGGCTCAAAAGTCTACTATCACGTTACGAAATTTTGCGTCATCAATCTTAA
- a CDS encoding prolyl oligopeptidase family serine peptidase: MTKIETVIENFHGTDVVDPYRWLENSDVEEVKNWVDDQNEKTKNYLATYPEREIVKEKLRKSWNYPKYSVPQKEGNYIYFHKNDGLQNQAVFYRTQDLKSTDLEVIIDPNTLNEEGTAAITNLAFTKDGDRLAYGVSFNGSDWQEIRIRNLQTGKDESEVIKWCKFSSIAWNEEGSGFYYNRFPEPGTVDPEEESNYNRVYWHTVGTVQEEDVLIYEDATDKELSFNPIMSDDYRYLILSVWKGTENKSRIYYRDEQSEAGFVHLLADDDGEYSFIGNEGKLFYFTTNYGASKEKIIAVHLDRPGKEHWIDIIPEQEDVLSFAKIFNKQFVVCYLHNAHYKLSMYDLEGQFQKEVSLPDYISISELTGKKTASTMFIGYTSYLVPVTIAHYDFEKDELETVFNSSELFETAGYETTQVFYPSKDGTRIPMFLTHRKGLELTRENPVLLYGYGGFNVSLTPAFSPSQRMWIEAGGVYAVANLRGGGEFGEEWYKAGTLGHKQNVFDDFIAAAEWLIKQNYTNSKKLAIMGGSNGGLLVATCVTQRPDLYGAALCLVPVTDMLRYHKFTVGRYWVTDYGNAETNKEHFEFMYKYSPLHNVKKGVEYPPTLVTTADTDDRVVPWHAMKFAATLQAEQQGNNPILLRVEKNAGHGLGKPTVKIIEEQTDMYSFLFKTLGVEV; this comes from the coding sequence ATGACAAAGATTGAAACAGTTATCGAAAATTTTCATGGAACAGATGTTGTAGATCCATATCGCTGGCTTGAAAATTCGGACGTTGAAGAAGTGAAAAATTGGGTAGACGATCAAAATGAAAAGACTAAAAACTATTTAGCAACGTACCCGGAACGGGAAATAGTAAAAGAGAAATTAAGGAAGTCCTGGAATTACCCAAAGTATTCTGTACCGCAAAAAGAAGGCAACTATATTTATTTTCATAAAAATGATGGATTGCAAAATCAGGCTGTTTTCTATCGGACGCAAGACTTGAAGTCTACTGATTTAGAAGTCATTATTGATCCGAATACGTTGAATGAAGAAGGGACCGCTGCGATTACGAATCTTGCGTTTACGAAAGATGGGGACCGCCTGGCTTACGGTGTTTCCTTCAACGGAAGTGACTGGCAGGAAATACGGATTCGTAATTTGCAGACAGGCAAGGATGAGTCCGAGGTTATCAAATGGTGCAAGTTCAGTAGCATTGCATGGAATGAGGAAGGAAGCGGGTTTTATTATAATCGATTCCCTGAACCGGGTACTGTAGATCCTGAAGAGGAGAGTAACTATAACCGTGTGTATTGGCATACTGTCGGCACGGTCCAAGAGGAAGATGTCCTAATCTATGAAGACGCTACGGACAAAGAGTTATCCTTCAATCCGATAATGTCTGATGATTATCGTTATTTGATATTATCAGTATGGAAAGGAACAGAAAATAAAAGTCGTATTTACTATCGTGATGAACAATCTGAAGCGGGATTCGTTCATTTATTGGCAGATGATGATGGTGAATATTCATTTATAGGAAATGAAGGGAAGCTCTTTTATTTCACGACAAATTATGGGGCCTCGAAGGAAAAAATTATTGCTGTTCATTTGGATAGACCAGGGAAAGAACATTGGATTGATATTATTCCAGAACAGGAAGATGTTCTTTCATTCGCAAAAATCTTTAACAAACAGTTTGTCGTTTGCTATTTGCATAATGCTCATTATAAGTTGAGTATGTATGATTTGGAAGGACAGTTTCAAAAAGAAGTGTCACTCCCAGATTACATTTCGATTTCTGAATTGACTGGCAAGAAAACCGCGTCTACGATGTTTATTGGCTATACCTCATACTTAGTGCCGGTAACCATCGCACACTATGATTTTGAAAAAGATGAACTGGAAACTGTATTTAATTCATCGGAGTTATTTGAAACGGCAGGATATGAGACTACTCAAGTATTTTATCCATCAAAAGACGGAACGCGTATTCCAATGTTCCTGACACACCGGAAAGGGTTGGAATTGACAAGAGAAAATCCTGTTCTTTTGTATGGCTATGGCGGTTTTAATGTCAGCTTGACTCCAGCATTTTCTCCATCACAACGCATGTGGATTGAAGCTGGCGGTGTGTATGCGGTTGCGAATTTGCGTGGCGGTGGGGAATTCGGCGAAGAATGGTACAAAGCGGGGACTTTAGGACACAAGCAGAATGTCTTTGACGACTTTATTGCGGCGGCAGAGTGGCTGATCAAACAAAACTATACGAACAGCAAGAAACTTGCCATTATGGGCGGAAGTAATGGCGGATTGCTCGTCGCGACATGCGTTACCCAGCGGCCTGATCTATACGGGGCGGCACTTTGCCTCGTTCCTGTCACTGATATGCTGCGCTATCATAAATTTACGGTCGGGCGCTATTGGGTGACCGATTACGGAAATGCTGAAACAAACAAGGAACATTTCGAGTTCATGTACAAGTATTCGCCGCTTCATAATGTCAAAAAAGGGGTCGAATATCCACCGACACTTGTGACGACAGCTGATACGGATGACCGTGTGGTTCCATGGCACGCGATGAAATTTGCTGCGACGTTACAGGCGGAACAACAAGGAAATAATCCAATCCTTCTGCGGGTGGAAAAGAATGCCGGACACGGACTGGGTAAACCGACTGTGAAAATCATTGAAGAACAGACGGATATGTATTCGTTCTTGTTTAAAACATTGGGAGTTGAAGTTTAA
- a CDS encoding NUDIX domain-containing protein, whose amino-acid sequence MGIRNSAKAIVVKEGKLLTIKMHENGGTYYILPGGGQEHGENLHQALERECKEELGAEVEIRELLFVREYIGKNHELAAYHSHAHQTEFMFICNVNQDLFNNGTSPDEGQIGTEWLPINELLEYELFPRALRTHIISYFESGKAATYVGDIN is encoded by the coding sequence ATGGGAATAAGAAATTCGGCAAAAGCAATTGTAGTTAAAGAGGGAAAGTTATTAACGATAAAAATGCATGAAAATGGTGGAACGTATTATATTCTTCCAGGTGGTGGTCAAGAACATGGTGAAAATCTTCATCAAGCATTAGAAAGAGAGTGCAAAGAAGAGTTAGGTGCGGAAGTTGAAATTAGAGAGTTGCTATTTGTACGTGAATACATTGGAAAAAATCATGAACTAGCTGCCTATCATTCTCATGCACATCAAACTGAATTTATGTTTATATGTAATGTCAATCAAGATCTATTTAATAACGGAACGAGTCCAGACGAGGGTCAAATAGGGACAGAATGGTTACCGATTAACGAGTTGTTGGAATATGAATTATTTCCCAGAGCTTTACGAACTCATATAATTTCTTATTTTGAAAGTGGAAAGGCTGCAACTTATGTCGGTGATATTAATTAA
- a CDS encoding M23 family metallopeptidase, protein MRHWVILPTYVIALSLLFLGVVSAKEEPTKEKILDERMHYYLQFENVTVPWYHLAAVDQFERNIQQVRTDIPKKDGPVAIQFLPDYWVGALNPNKQDTSAESIAYFGGYGLDGNDDGFADSNNPEDILYTIATYLSEYGQAEEDFKLALLDYYKREETVTQIMTIAKLYKHFETLDLDEHAFPVPTNYNYSYKGTWGASRGWGGRRIHEGTDLFAGYGTPVRATSYGVIEIMGWNEFGGWRVGIRDTHNTYHYFAHLAYFNKDIKEGDIVEPRTIIGSVGSSGYGKEGTSGRFPPHLHYGMYKYNGRTEWAFDPYPSLRLWERQDKQK, encoded by the coding sequence GTGCGTCACTGGGTTATTTTACCGACATATGTAATCGCGTTATCACTGCTGTTCTTGGGTGTAGTGTCAGCAAAAGAGGAGCCAACTAAAGAAAAGATTTTAGATGAACGAATGCATTATTATTTACAGTTTGAGAACGTAACTGTCCCATGGTATCATTTAGCCGCCGTTGATCAGTTTGAACGCAATATCCAACAGGTTCGAACTGACATACCAAAGAAAGATGGTCCCGTCGCTATTCAGTTTTTACCGGATTATTGGGTGGGTGCTCTTAATCCCAATAAACAGGATACATCTGCCGAATCGATTGCCTACTTTGGCGGGTATGGACTTGATGGCAATGACGATGGTTTTGCTGATTCAAATAACCCAGAAGATATCCTTTACACCATTGCAACTTATTTAAGCGAATACGGACAGGCTGAAGAAGATTTCAAATTAGCTTTATTGGATTACTATAAGCGCGAAGAAACGGTTACACAAATTATGACGATTGCAAAACTGTATAAACACTTCGAAACATTGGACTTGGACGAACATGCCTTTCCTGTTCCAACGAATTACAATTATAGTTATAAAGGAACATGGGGTGCAAGTAGAGGATGGGGTGGCAGAAGGATTCATGAAGGGACCGATTTATTCGCAGGGTATGGCACTCCCGTTCGAGCCACATCTTACGGAGTAATTGAAATAATGGGATGGAATGAATTTGGAGGTTGGCGGGTGGGTATTCGCGATACGCATAATACGTACCACTATTTTGCCCATTTAGCCTATTTTAATAAAGATATCAAAGAAGGCGATATCGTTGAACCAAGAACCATCATCGGTTCAGTTGGCAGCTCAGGGTATGGAAAAGAAGGAACATCGGGCCGATTCCCTCCCCATCTGCACTATGGAATGTACAAATATAACGGGCGGACAGAATGGGCTTTCGATCCATATCCTTCGCTTAGACTTTGGGAACGACAAGATAAGCAAAAATGA
- a CDS encoding HEAT repeat domain-containing protein, with product MKSSDSQLKSRGKITFENLQHYNNHSEIELLEIIKSKEAYKRTIAIRLLSEKNDLNHELIHLFLQTLTQENKLYTKIELCDALSKGNVQSAKIMVEYLGQIGNNQQKVLPTNGFNKKSYPLPRDIIARTLAHMKKEILPVLLDVLKTDNTLAIREVIDAIGFMCFYNKIHSDNQIIDVLLLCLKTNYKDDITRWKLVRAFESFNTINVIQTLMDIERNDNQPIVRNEAKRSLEIIINRTEKSSRRE from the coding sequence ATGAAAAGTTCAGATTCTCAGTTAAAAAGTCGCGGAAAGATTACATTTGAAAATTTACAGCACTATAACAATCACTCAGAGATTGAATTATTAGAAATAATAAAATCAAAAGAAGCTTATAAAAGAACTATCGCTATAAGGTTATTATCAGAGAAAAATGATTTAAATCATGAACTGATTCATTTGTTTCTACAAACTCTTACACAAGAAAACAAACTTTATACAAAAATCGAATTATGTGATGCACTTTCAAAAGGGAATGTTCAATCCGCTAAGATTATGGTCGAATATTTAGGCCAGATAGGCAATAATCAACAAAAAGTATTACCTACTAATGGTTTCAATAAGAAAAGTTATCCTTTGCCAAGGGACATTATCGCTAGAACTTTAGCTCATATGAAAAAAGAAATTCTACCAGTTTTATTGGATGTACTAAAGACAGATAATACTCTTGCAATTAGAGAAGTCATTGATGCAATAGGCTTTATGTGTTTTTACAACAAAATACATTCTGACAATCAAATTATTGATGTACTTCTACTTTGTTTAAAGACTAATTACAAAGATGATATTACTCGATGGAAATTGGTTAGGGCTTTTGAAAGTTTTAACACCATTAATGTTATTCAAACGCTTATGGACATCGAAAGAAATGATAATCAACCGATTGTTAGAAATGAAGCCAAAAGATCATTGGAAATAATAATTAACCGAACTGAAAAATCGAGTAGGAGGGAGTGA
- a CDS encoding LLM class flavin-dependent oxidoreductase — MASDKIKKFNSIPFSVLDLSPINEGSNAGESFKNSANLAQHVEKLGFNRYWLAEHHNMPGIGSSATSVLIGHIAGATKRIRVGSGGIMLPNHAPLVIAEQFGTLESIYPGRIDLGLGRAPGSDQATAYALRRTLQSSGDDFPEQLAELQAYFEPNSSARVRAFPGEGLDIPIWLLGSSGFSAQLAAQKGLPFSFASHFAPAYTLPAMQLYHQNFKPSKYLKEPYAMLGINVIAAETDEKAQWLATSQQLQFLGITTGMPSQLKPPVDNMDEIWSSHQRASIEKTLDPRTTIVGSPETVKRKLESFIQETKTNELIINSQIFNQEDRLRSYEIIAEMMD, encoded by the coding sequence TTGGCTAGTGATAAAATAAAGAAATTCAACTCAATTCCATTTTCAGTTTTAGACCTATCACCCATAAATGAAGGCAGCAACGCAGGAGAATCTTTTAAAAATAGTGCGAATTTGGCACAGCATGTTGAAAAATTAGGATTCAACCGCTACTGGCTAGCTGAACATCATAATATGCCGGGCATTGGAAGTTCAGCAACTTCAGTACTAATCGGTCATATTGCTGGAGCAACAAAACGGATTCGTGTAGGATCGGGCGGTATCATGTTACCGAATCATGCACCTCTTGTTATCGCTGAGCAGTTTGGAACACTCGAATCAATTTATCCGGGAAGAATCGATTTGGGATTAGGCCGTGCACCCGGATCGGATCAAGCAACAGCCTATGCACTACGCCGCACATTGCAAAGCAGCGGAGATGATTTTCCGGAACAGTTAGCTGAATTACAAGCCTATTTTGAACCGAACAGTTCTGCTCGTGTTCGCGCCTTTCCCGGTGAAGGACTCGATATTCCAATCTGGCTCCTTGGTTCGAGCGGTTTCAGTGCACAACTGGCGGCACAGAAAGGGTTGCCATTTTCCTTTGCAAGTCATTTTGCGCCTGCCTATACTTTGCCTGCCATGCAGCTGTATCATCAAAACTTTAAGCCTTCCAAATATCTTAAAGAGCCGTATGCAATGCTAGGTATCAATGTCATCGCAGCGGAGACGGATGAAAAAGCACAATGGTTGGCAACTTCCCAACAATTGCAATTCCTCGGCATAACTACAGGCATGCCTTCTCAGTTAAAGCCACCTGTCGATAATATGGATGAAATTTGGTCGTCGCATCAACGGGCATCTATTGAGAAAACACTCGATCCACGAACAACAATTGTCGGTAGCCCTGAAACGGTCAAACGGAAGCTCGAAAGTTTTATTCAAGAAACCAAAACAAATGAACTGATTATCAATTCTCAAATTTTTAATCAGGAAGACCGTTTGCGTTCTTATGAAATAATTGCAGAAATGATGGATTGA
- the serA gene encoding phosphoglycerate dehydrogenase: protein MTFNILISDPLSEDGIFPLRQAEGLNIVVETDSSPEQLAERIKDYDALLVRSQTQVTREIIEKATKLKIIGRAGVGVDNIDLDAATEHGIIVVNAPDGNTNSAAEHTIAMLMALARKIPQAFNSLKNQQWDRKSFIGVELKNKTLGVVGLGRIGAEVAARAKGQRMNVIAYDPFLTEEKAKKMGITAGSVDDVLKAADFITVHTPLLKETKHMINKEAFDLMKDGVQIINCARGGIIDEDALYEAIVSKKVAGAALDVFETEPFVGHKLLTLPEVIATPHLGASTIEAQESVAIDVSRDVVTFLNGGAVQNPVNLPSVSKEALAKVEPFFDLVEKLGVFLSHLAEGVIEEVNIYYSGQLAESDVRPLTRNTLKGLLKRNLGTHVNDVNAKFLADRIGIKINEHKTSTSKGFSNLVTVEVSTTNGFRRVAGTLLNGLGARIVKVDDNLVDVTPDGHLLFIKHKDQPGAIGRVGTLLAIENINIATMQVGRSTVGGNAIMMLSVDNHVEKVNVERMKELEDIFDVIAIDL, encoded by the coding sequence ATGACTTTTAATATATTAATCAGCGATCCGTTAAGTGAGGATGGTATTTTCCCGTTAAGACAAGCTGAAGGTTTGAACATCGTTGTTGAAACAGATTCTTCACCAGAACAATTAGCTGAAAGGATCAAAGACTATGACGCCCTGCTCGTTCGCAGTCAAACACAAGTGACGCGTGAAATCATTGAAAAAGCAACGAAGTTGAAGATTATTGGACGCGCGGGTGTAGGTGTTGATAATATCGATTTGGATGCAGCGACTGAACATGGTATTATCGTCGTCAATGCTCCGGACGGCAATACGAACTCCGCTGCTGAACATACAATCGCTATGCTTATGGCTCTTGCACGGAAAATTCCACAGGCATTCAATTCTTTGAAAAACCAACAATGGGACCGTAAATCATTCATTGGCGTTGAGTTGAAAAACAAAACCCTTGGTGTGGTAGGACTAGGGCGAATCGGGGCAGAAGTTGCTGCAAGAGCAAAAGGACAGCGAATGAATGTAATTGCGTATGACCCTTTCCTAACTGAAGAGAAAGCGAAGAAAATGGGTATTACCGCCGGTTCTGTTGATGATGTATTGAAAGCGGCAGATTTTATTACCGTCCATACCCCACTTCTAAAAGAAACAAAGCATATGATCAATAAAGAGGCGTTCGACTTGATGAAGGACGGCGTTCAAATTATCAACTGTGCGCGCGGCGGTATTATCGATGAAGATGCATTGTATGAGGCAATTGTATCCAAGAAAGTTGCAGGAGCTGCACTAGACGTGTTTGAAACAGAACCATTTGTCGGGCATAAACTGTTGACTCTTCCCGAAGTCATCGCGACTCCACACTTGGGTGCAAGTACGATTGAAGCGCAAGAAAGCGTTGCAATCGATGTTAGCCGCGATGTTGTCACCTTCTTAAACGGCGGCGCTGTGCAAAATCCAGTTAATCTCCCTTCTGTTTCAAAAGAAGCATTAGCGAAAGTGGAACCTTTCTTTGACCTAGTGGAAAAGTTGGGCGTGTTCCTGTCCCATTTGGCAGAAGGTGTTATCGAAGAAGTAAACATTTACTATTCAGGGCAACTTGCAGAATCGGATGTCCGTCCATTGACTCGCAACACCTTGAAAGGGCTATTGAAACGTAACCTCGGCACACATGTGAATGATGTCAATGCGAAGTTTTTGGCAGACCGTATCGGTATAAAGATCAATGAGCATAAAACCTCTACATCTAAAGGCTTTTCAAATTTAGTAACGGTGGAAGTGTCCACTACAAATGGGTTTAGACGCGTTGCAGGAACATTGCTCAACGGTCTAGGTGCTCGTATTGTAAAGGTCGACGATAATCTTGTCGATGTCACGCCTGACGGCCACTTACTATTCATTAAACATAAAGACCAACCGGGTGCAATTGGGCGAGTTGGAACATTACTGGCAATCGAAAACATCAACATCGCAACGATGCAAGTGGGTCGGTCAACTGTCGGCGGCAATGCAATCATGATGCTGTCAGTTGATAATCATGTTGAGAAGGTTAACGTTGAACGCATGAAAGAGCTTGAAGATATCTTTGATGTTATTGCGATTGACTTGTAA
- a CDS encoding DUF3231 family protein — protein sequence MGILNGNPKDEPLHYGEVIGAWAFIGANNGLISAYEAFVNHAGDKDLIELLEEAVKMMQSENKQLEKVLKENGLALPPSLPERPKAKAEDIPVGARFMDPEISGAVSINVGQGLVSCSEVMGQCLREDVAMMFSKFHADRMLFGFKLLNLNKAKGWIIPPPLHKNSPS from the coding sequence TTGGGCATATTAAATGGAAACCCGAAAGATGAACCATTACATTACGGGGAAGTTATAGGAGCATGGGCATTCATTGGTGCGAATAACGGATTAATCAGTGCTTATGAGGCATTTGTCAATCATGCAGGTGACAAGGATCTCATCGAACTTTTGGAAGAGGCAGTAAAAATGATGCAATCGGAAAACAAACAACTTGAAAAAGTTTTAAAAGAGAATGGATTAGCATTGCCACCGTCATTACCGGAACGCCCTAAAGCGAAAGCGGAGGATATACCTGTCGGCGCGCGTTTTATGGATCCGGAAATCAGTGGAGCCGTTTCAATTAATGTCGGACAAGGCCTTGTGTCATGCAGTGAAGTAATGGGACAATGTCTGCGGGAAGATGTTGCAATGATGTTTAGTAAATTCCATGCAGATAGAATGCTGTTTGGCTTTAAATTACTGAATTTGAACAAAGCAAAAGGTTGGATTATACCGCCGCCGCTTCATAAAAACTCCCCAAGTTAA